A single region of the Sorghum bicolor cultivar BTx623 chromosome 7, Sorghum_bicolor_NCBIv3, whole genome shotgun sequence genome encodes:
- the LOC110437314 gene encoding putative nuclease HARBI1, which translates to MRRPLFLRIVDALSEWNPFFTLRFDATNRPGLSPIQKCTAAIRQLANGSPADQLDEYIKIGESTAVECLKLFVKGVKEIFGAQYLRRPTVQDFERLMEIGERRGFPGMLGSIDCMHWHWEKCPYAWKGMYTRGDHGVPTVILEAVASHDRWIWHAFFGVAGSNNDINVLNQSHLFVEQLRGEAPQVQYSINGRQYNIGYYLADGIYPEWPVFVKSIRQPQSEEHKLFAEKQEGARKDVECAFGILQSRFCILRRPARLYEQGDLQDIMLACIILHNMIIEDEKDIEQVPLDLNEEGSTYTVQEAIITHGENPEMEDVINRNTALHDRQAYRQLQSDLIDRIWQKFGNSYRQNN; encoded by the exons ATGAGAAGGCCCCTGTTTCTACGCATTGTCGATGCCCTCAGTGAGTGGAATCCATTTTTCACCTTAAGATTTGATGCTACTAATCGTCCTGGCCTATCGCCAATCC AAAAATGCACTGCTGCTATAAGGCAGCTAGCAAATGGGAGCCCAGCAGACCAGCTTGATGAGTATATTAAGATTGGTGAAAGTACCGCAGTAGAGTGTTTGAAGTTATTTGTGAAGGGAGTGAAAGAAATATTTGGGGCGCAATATTTGAGGCGGCCAACAGTACAAGATTTTGAACGCTTAATGGAGATTGGTGAGCGTCGTGGGTTCCCTGGCATGCTAGGCAGCATTGACTGTATGCATTggcattgggaaaaatgtccttATGCGTGGAAGGGTATGTATACCCGCGGTGATCATGGTGTGCCTACAGTCATTCTAGAGGCAGTAGCTTCGCACGATCGTTGGATATGGCACGCCTTCTTTGGTGTTGCTGGATCGAACAATGATATCAACGTTCTTAACCAATCACATTTGTTTGTCGAGCAGCTGAGAGGAGAAGCTCCTCAGGTGCAGTATTCTATCAACGGAAGACAATATAATATTGGTTATTACCTAGCAGACGGCATATATCCTGAGTGGCCTGTTTTTGTTAAGTCTATACGTCAGCCACAATCTGAGGAACATAAACTTTTTGCTGAGAAGCAAGAAGGGGCAAGGAAGGATGTTGAATGCGCCTTTGGCATTTTACAGTCTCGCTTTTGTATTTTACGTCGACCAGCACGTCTCTACGAGCAAGGAGATCTTCAGGATATCATGCTTGCTTGTATAATTCTCCACAACATGATAATTGAAGATGAGAAAGATATAGAGCAGGTTCCACTTGATTTGAATGAGGAAGGCAGCACATATACTGTTCAAGAAGCTATAATAACTCATGGAGAAAACCCAGAGATGGAAGATGTAATTAACAGAAATACCGCCTTACATGATCGCCAAGCATATAGACAACTTCAATCTGATTTGATTGATCGTATTTGGCAAAAGTTTGGGAATTCATATAGGCAAAATAATTAG